The window acagcgataataaccccgccccgattactgtccgggaggaaaccttgaaaccgatccaagagcACCGCCAAGTAAAATTCCCCTCCCCTTACCCCACAAACGATATGAAAAAGATGCAATGTTTGGATACTTGTTTGATGTCAAAAGCACACCGATATCTTTTCTCCAAAATCAACTTTTATATCCATCATAAAAATTTTGTAACCCAAAATATAATTATATCAAAATAAAAAACCAACCTCATATTGGTCTGTTAAACGGCCCATGTTAAATTTGTTAATGTTGTTGACCGGTCCATGAGAGAAAAATTAGATAGACACTATTTTGACAAAGTATCAATTAAATAcagttaaagacccgcgaattcTCGGGATTGTTTAATGAATCTTTCTTTTAATAAGGTAAAAATGGTACTTGTATTTGAGGATTGATTATTATACATTATAGAGCTTCCCTTCCTTTTTCGCGCTTAACTGAAAATATGCATAAAACAATGGAGATGAAATTGGAAATGCCACATGAGGTTTCTAAAGTAGTGGCAAATATGTAATCCTCCACACCACATCATTTAAGAATGCTGTTTTAGAACCAATACAAATAGTCATGATGCACCATACTTATAAATTAGCTAAAAATGAACTAAAATTAAAACAAAATCAAAAATACTAACAAAACTGCATCATTAAATCctcacatatacatatatttaaatgaCATCTGGATTATGGATTATGGTTATACAAGATTCGATTACTACTAAATTAATCATATTACTATTAGACAAAATTACGttcgtcgtccctgaacttgtatccAGCCTTCTGACGtcatccttaaactttttttttctGACGTCGTCCATGAACTTGTACTTTGTAACTCCGGTCGTCCCTCTATCTATATTCCGTCCATTTCTCTGTTAAACAGAGCCATGTGCgaatcatgtgagggtattttagtctttttaactcgtttactcctTTTAGTACTGATTACAACTTGAGGGACGACgggcctaatttttttttttatatttaatttttatcttTTCCACATCTTCTCCGTTCTCTTATATGACAAAGTCCATAATAAACAAAGTTGATGTATACACCTACATACACATCAAATCAGTTGTATATGCTATACATTTCAGCTCGTCACTCCAGGAGCACTAATTTCCTCCTTAAATGGGATAAATTTTCCACAAAACGAATCGCTGTTCTCATATTGTTCTTCCTCAGTTCTCTATACATTTAACCAACACATTATCACTATCTAttgctattttttttttaccttttgaaTCACTTGCTCCACTGGTTTCTGTTTCGAAACTTGATTTGTACCCAAATCATTGTCAATTGTGTTCCATAGCTAAGTAGAAGTTAACAAGTTTTTATCACTTTAATTTTTtggatcatcaccatcatcataagGCTTCTTAATTGGTAAAACTTCTTTAAGTGGCTGATTTTTGATTTCTTACAAACCATTAATAACTCTTTCAAAGTAACAATTGCTGAAACAACAGATAAAATAGAGCAAACATTAATTGAAGCAAATCATCGAACACTTGGCATACATCTACAAAAATCATAAACGTATACATTTGTAGGATTTGTGTGCAagatacaacatataactatatggctaaatttatttgagccttcggggtcacacacatatacacctagacgtcaaattaAATCTATATACATATGATGTATATTTACTACTTGAGTAACGGAACAAATTGAATGCATGTTTtgatttgaattaattaattaattgtggaTTAATTAATTTCTCAATGATTATAACTTTAATAGTTGATCAACTAATACATGATCATTTTGTTGTCAAATAAATGGGATTAGTTGATGTCCACTTAAAAAAAAAGCTAAAGTTAAAGGAAAAGCTAAATAATTGATGAGCATTTTTTTATGATGGAATTTGAGAATTGGTGATATGCCAACAAATTATATATGTGTTGTTTTTGGTGGTGTTACGTACTGCACAAAAACAAATCAAAAGAAAACCTCAATATTACTTCTTATTATTTGCTTTATAAAACAAAACACATACAAGCTTATATTTTTGGGTGACATTCTAAACACAATCATACGGAGTACtatttgttataattattattacaataatttGATTATTGGTAATACGTTACttggggtttggactagcatccattggcgtcgtttgaagtgtagtgtggactatccaaagagacggtcatactattgatcgtaagtttctctcctacAATCCATTTCTTCAGAAAAGGTATATCGTTTAACTCctcttgtgaatttatatattatgACAATtactagtggtgtaattggatcttgttggaaccgtcaatcgtgtgcatgttttgtaataataagtttattttaactatccgctgcgttaatctgaatgaaaagtatacacgattttccatcagtggtatccgagccgcttttacaccattttaattgtcacgtgattttctcagatctagttttgtgagatggtaaaaagtaaaaactttttttttataatttcaacatgtttgttttaaattaaatctcatgacgcacaaataagatctgaaaaatatcactgttataaattttgaatttatttattatggcttgaataattgttgtttatttcattccatggttgtacacatgcattgtaaccatggacaagccatatgtaattttttttttttaataatgtagttattagaattgtgattgcacacatagcccacaatgccccgacctatgtatgattgttgtgattgttgattacggcaatattatgtcatgttgagtatttgtattattaaggccattttgaagccaaagttgtattatatttatttctcattttcatagtattgtatttaaatttatttcaatttgtaaaagtactagtttagttgtattttcaaatttaaataaatgtaacaagatgaagattgaagataaaatacaacatgcttttggtTTAGAAGATGgtgaacaggtcaagttgacaacaatggcgtttgtcaagttttcacttgattcttgaatcaagtgggagctacgatattacccttagtatgacctcttgatcccatgtcggctcatgggatcgagcataggatttttgggctaggctatgtgtgtgtgatgcatggtatggttgtgttttatttttacgcatttatatttaattgttgattataatatatgctaaatgtttttttgatgaaaacatcaaataaaactagtaacgagtttcaaaggttaaaattgatgattttaaaaagttaaactctaacgagtttaaagttaaatttttttgaaactcaaataatatatatgagcaacatcttttaaaaatgttttaaaatgatacacagtgtgtatttgttattttttttatataaaataaaataacaaacttgacgcataaacacgatcgacatatataaaattggttaaaatgttttttaacaaattgtagcgaatcttgtgtgcatgcattattcgttaacacaaacatttttaaaatacccgtcaaatttaagtcatgtcatccaatgagcttgcaaacactcctcgttattttttgattacggtgagacctaatcgaattatagccacgaggtgaattttcagttacgagtgagactaggctgaatttccactgtttccaaattggacgacttaatcgtattcacggtgagacctgagatcgaggcaaggatgggacaaacatgccaatagataatagtggtttgttagactacacatatctcagggtcccataaagatctaagagttgcatctgtgatgcaattggtactcgctacctaccagtagactctataactgctagctgatcaacagatgtagttatggaacctctatgtggatcttaggctttcgtaatttaattgtttttaaatatattaaaacttgggtaattaatttattaaagtacaatatcgaaaatactaaaattgaatcttgttctcttgtagatgtcaaacaatcaaaacgtaaaccaaatcaacctccgttctttgttggagaaggagaaacttaatggttcaaactttctcgattggcaccgcaacctgagaattgttctcaaatttgaagggaagttgaacaaaattgaagaacccttacccgaagctcctcctgagacagctactgctgctcaaaaaaatgcttatcagaagttgtttgatgagcaagagaagatagctttaatcatgcttgctagtatgacttctgacctccaaaaggaaatggaagatcgtacagcatatgatatgatgactgagctaaaaaatatgtttcagaaacaggctagtcaagagttatatgaaacttataagcttcttcaaacatgcaaaatggaggagggtcaatcagtgagttctcatgtcttaaaaatgaaaagctacattgaccgattggaaaaacttggaactaccttgccgcctaacttggccgtgaacacggttttggtttcactaccaaaatcgtatcaccaatttgtgatgaattacaatattcaaggttgggagaaatctctggcagaggtgcactcgatgctcaaaactgctgaacaggatattccatataaggtttccaatccaggtgtccttatgattagggaaggtagagtgagaaagaataagccaaaaacttggggaaaaggaaaaggcaagtcaattgctaagaaaaagattccaccacctcccaagaaagaaaacccagcgaaagacgccgaatgtttccactgtggaaaagttggccactggaggaggaactgtccttcctacctatctgagttgagaaaaggcaaagctggccagactagcaaatcaggtatatttcatatacagttatatactttttctagtgattcctggatttttgatactggttgtggtactcacatctgtaacaatatgcagggaatgagaagaagtaagagactgaagaacaacacactagacttaagagtgggcaatggggctcgagctgcagtcgaagctattggcacctatgagcttactctacctagtggtcttattgttttgttggaacaatgtcattatgctcctagtattacgagcaatgtaatttcagtttctcttttgaaaaatgttggttttgaacttacatttacgcactttggtatttcagtttctaagaataatgtattttattttaatgctattccacgtgatggtatttttgaaattgatatgcatggtgtaatttcaaataataattctgtatatacatgtactgccaaacgagtcaaaaagacttgaataatacctatctatggcattgtcgtcttggtcatataaacaaacaacgcatttcaaaactccaatctgatgggattttggaatcaactggctctgagtcatttgatgtatgcgagtcatgtttatgtggaaagatgacaaaggctcctttctccggtttaggtgaaagagctaaagatcttttaggactaatacatactgatgtatgtgg of the Rutidosis leptorrhynchoides isolate AG116_Rl617_1_P2 chromosome 5, CSIRO_AGI_Rlap_v1, whole genome shotgun sequence genome contains:
- the LOC139846614 gene encoding uncharacterized protein is translated as MEEGQSVSSHVLKMKSYIDRLEKLGTTLPPNLAVNTVLVSLPKSYHQFVMNYNIQGWEKSLAEVHSMLKTAEQDIPYKVSNPGVLMIREGRVRKNKPKTWGKGKGKSIAKKKIPPPPKKENPAKDAECFHCGKVGHWRRNCPSYLSELRKGKAGQTSKSGNEKK